The Acropora muricata isolate sample 2 chromosome 7, ASM3666990v1, whole genome shotgun sequence genomic interval TTTTTATGTACACATCAAATGAAATGTCGGAAAGTTGGATCGAGGCGAAGATGAATGAGAAAATGACAATACATAGGTTAACAAGAACCAGTGTCTTCGGCTTTGCCTTTTGACGATACGTGTAAGGAAACACAACAGCAATGAAACGATCGATTGACATTGCTGTTACTAACAAGATCGAGCTGTTTACACCGATGTAGCTAAGAACCCGCATAACGTCACCTTCTTGAGGAAGCCTCCGATCTCCAAACGCGCATAAAAACCGCGTCAGAGCTTCACCGGAGGAGACTACAAGACCAACAAAAAGATCCGTCGCACAGATGAAAGCTAAGAACACGGTAAAACTTCTTCTGGGGAATCGCAATGGATTCTTCAGCAGCACGAACAAGACAAAACCATTGGGAACCGAAATCATAAATAGCAAGATCAGAAATGCTATTCCACTTCCTAGGCAGACCTGTTTCTCAAAGTAACGTTCCATGACGCgttcaaaatgaaaaggaagctGCAAACGAGTAGCtgacatttattattattacttttacaCGGGCACCCGTCAAAAGTTGTCAATGTAAgccaaatataaaattattcacATAGTCATAATGACTTTGATTTCAGCGTCAAACGTCAATTCCATTATTTAGCTACTTCGGATATTAGGATATTCGATGTGAAATTAAGCAGGATCCATAAAACGACTGGAAACAGCACGACATTTGCCTTGTGTGCTCACTAGTTTTTATCTTAAAGCTCTACTATCTTGTTTTCGCTCAATTCCGTCAAATTTGAAGCATTTCCAAAATTCAAGGCAATTAAGCTATCACTTTGTTAGAAATCTAATACAAATTATGAttacaatttttatttcaacatgaaaataataataataagaatagaTATTAGCCCTGTCGATTTTGTAGCCTAAAATTCCTTTACTTATTTTTGAAACTGATTTTGCACGGAAACAACAATTTTCACATACAGTTTCAGTCGATTCACAAACACCCGtatataaaaacaaataattatgaCAAGTAACAACTTACAGTTGTTTAGTGTGGGAGGAGCTTTAATGGTTGTTTCCACGCAGATGTTCGTGCACTTCAGCCAATGAAGTCGATTCCGCCCCATCGTGTGACcattttttctcttgtttgaaGAAGCTGTGCTAAATTTACTCAAGCATCGCATATCTCGCTAAAATCCGTTTTTGCTGGATTACAGAAAATGCAATTTTGCCACTCACCAATTATGCTAGTTATTGAGACAAGGTATCAACCATGAAGCAATGAAGACAGTCAGAAATCTTTCCTTTCAACTCTAAAAGTGAACTCCCTGTTTGCTGACACAGTGAGGTTGAACATATGACGTCAAAGCGGCTATATTCAGTAAGGCTGCTCATCACGGGATTGAAAACATTCCATACGTGAGGAGATGGTTTATAGGGCACAACGTGAAAACCAGATAATTAATGCTTCAGACAAgaaacaaacacacaaacaaaattaacaacaagaaaaacaaaagagaaatctTCCTTATTcctgaaaaataattaacagaACTTCTGTGGCGCAACCACTCAAAAATTCTCAAAGAGCTGCTGGTTCTTTAATAGATCCAGTGCTAATACAAATTATAACCTTGTTTCCAAATGAAAGAGTTTTCATAAATATTCGTAGTAAATATAATTATCTTTGTAGCCTTTTATTAAACCTTGCTAATTTAACTGAGGCGGGCATTTCTGGGAATGACAAACAtcttgaaaatgaatttaaggaggctcactaGAGTTTTGAGatcgcgcgcaacctgggcacaagtatggcgcgagattttaaatccacgcgaagtccacgcaaaaaagaaaaatagatgGCTTCctttttccgtaatatcgtccggttaaagtgtacaaaattgctggaattttggctgcaatagttaagtaattcggagaagagatcccgtaataggtaggacactcaatctttcaagcttttctttccataaatggccagatattacggaaataacggttaagattctacctgtacttcgaaagataaacgaaggttttcagctaccgtacgcatgcgcaagtgaagaagactcgcgcgtaaagcctgaaccacgcgtgttttttggatttttgtgacgtcaacgtaaaaaataaatgctggttttctcccgtttccttcggtgaatttttttaaaacttggctcagttgtaaccacatacaaatcctataaaataccctatttttgttaaaatctgtcagagctaatttaatatattgagaataatgacaaattacagaatattggaaaagccgtctgagcAACGCTGACtatttaacatttcaaaatgtcaggcaatatcatttccatgatgtggcaaaatatgaaaaagattcaccgaaggaaagttaaaatatcaaggagtctaggccaaaatgaggaaaatatgtgcctgtcattagatgagatgatgccatggtaacggccttaatccaaaaattgacaaccaaaacataaaccttgtttcaacagtatccatactggtaaatctctacgagggataactttaagggaaattgactaagtttcgttttctaactcgcgttctataaggacgatgttcgtaataactctagggagccaccttaacatgAATTACCAATTTTCTACGCAAAGAGGCCGCCAAAACTCGTTTTTCATCCTCCAACTTGCGAAAATTGGTTCGCTCGagaaattaagaatttgaattATTAGGGAAAAGACCCTACGATTGTTTCAACGAGtaagaattaaaaacaaaaatgaactcCTTTTCTGGACAAGTTTCGCATAAATATGCAGCTTGACAAGTATAGTGAAATCATTAGCTTGTAAACTTTCACTGTATagctttaaaataaaaaaatctccaACCTTGCAATAATTGATTATTTCAAACTTACCCAGAGAGATGTTCAGAAAAAGATCTCTCCAAGTACAATAAAACAACTTCATTCTTGCTTCGTAAGATATCCGTCTTTTTCAAGATATGAGCTGTGGAAAATAGACCGGCCATCACGTAATGATGCGTTTAATGAACTTTCGTCTGAATACATCACGCACTTTGTGTTTCGTCTTTACATTTTGAAAGGCAAATATCACAAATTACTTTCATTAATTGAAACTCTATGAACTTACTACTGACATTCCTAATCCAACTTTATTGGCGTGacatttctttgctttctgtCTTTCCGTTTTACTCTTTGCCTAAATTGTTCACTCGTTGCTAGAGTACCCTTTGTCTGAGCCTTTTTAGTTTTATAGTCAACATTACCAGCTGAAGCGGCAACATGTCTTTCAAACACAGGCATCTTGTCAACAAGTCTATATACTCCTGTTTTCCCACGTCGCCTTTTACATCTATTTATGTCTATTTAAAGTAATTGGAAAAACATGACAAAACAAAGGATCTTCACTATAACTAAAAAATGAAGGTTTCGGTATTTACAAAAATATAGCCTGACTTTTGACTATATTTCAGATTTTGTTGTTTCGTTCCTTCCCAGCTAATTCGACCACATGCTGGCGTAGTACGATTTTGATCGCGGAGGAAACCCGAGCACACCTtaagatcgactgaaactcatcCAGCATCAATCATTGGAAAGTCGGGTAGCTCGATTAAGAGCCACCACAGCAACCTGTCTCGAAAGAGTACAGCACAGATATAGTCCAAGACAACAAGTCGCAATTTTGGTGAAGAGAGGGAGCTCGAGGCAGGTGTTTCCTGTGAGCAAGCAGTACCACTGAGCTGACTTCGTTTTCTACGACTTTTTAGTTTCATCCGATGATTTTACACATTTTCAACAGCACAGCCACCAGCTTGGTTTACCGCACTTCACAAAGCAAGCGTTGCCCAGGAGAGCGTGGATAGGAAACGATTTCAATTTGGACTTGTCTCGTTAACTTGTCTTTCCAACCCAAGCACGATCGCACACGATTTCTTCAATTCGTTGATGCGAAATGACGCTAGGAATGGATTAACGAAGGAGTTTAAATACAGAAATACGACACACGATTCCTTCAAAGCTAAAAACAGTTTTTGTTCCGAACAGCTTTCGCAATGAATTTCGACAGTGGTTATCGTAAAATATGGAATGAGCGAAAGAATTAGAAACAGTAAAATAAGAAATGAAGTCGTGGcaaattttctttccattttgcCCTCCCTCTCTTGTCGTCTCTCGTTAAGTGAAGAGCTGATTGGCACAGTTGTGTGTTCTTGGCGAACAATTCttgattgttttttcaaaaagaaaaatatcgcGAGATGCGCCATTGAAGTCGTGCAAAGAGGGAAGGTCGTGTGCAAATGCAGGTCAATTGTGAGGTACAAATGTAATGAAATGTCGGAAAGTTGGATCGAGGCGAAGATGGATGAGAAAATGACAATACATAGGTTAACAACGACCACTGTCTTCGGCTTCGACCTTTGACGATACCTGTGTGGAAACACTACAGCTATGAAGCGATCGATTGACATTGCGGTTACTAACAAGATGGAGCTGTTTAGACCGATGTAGCTAAGAACCTGCATAACGTGACCTTCTTGAGGAAGCCCCTGATCTCCGAGGGCGCACAAAAACCGCGCTACGGCTTTACCAGAGGAGACTACAAGACCAACAAAAAGATCCGTTGCACAGATGAACGCTAAAAACACGGAAAAACTTCTTCTGAGGCATCGCAAGGGATTCTTCAGCAGCACGAACAAGACAAAACCATTGGGAACCGAAATCATAAACATCAAGAACAGAAATGCTATTCCACTTCCTAGGCAGACCTGTTTCTCAAAGTAACGTTCCATGACGCgttcaaaatgaaaaggaagctGTAAACGAGTAGCTGACATTTATTATCAAGAGAACGCTAATGAACTACTTTTACACGGGCACCCGTCAAAAGTTGTCAATATAAGCCAAATATAGAATTATTCACACAGTCATAATGACTTCGATTTCAGCGTCAAACGTCAATTCCATTATTTAGCTACTTCGGATATTAGGATATTCGATGTGAAATTAAACAGGATCCATAAAACGACTGGAAACAGCACGACATTGCCTTATTTGCTCACGTCACTAGCTTTTATCTTAGAGCTCTAATATCTTGTTTTCGCTCAATTCcgtcaaatttgaaacatttccaAAATTCAAGGCATTTAAGCTATCACTTTGCTGGGAatcaaataaaaattacaattttgtcCAACAAATAAACatcaaaatagtaataacaatagaTAATACCCATGTCAATTTTGTAACCTAAAGTTCCTTTGCTAATTTTTGAAACTCATTTTGCAGGGAAACAACAATTTTCACATACAGTTTCAGTCGATTCACAAACACCTGAATATAAAAGCAACTCATTATGACaaataacaaataaacttacaGTTGCTTAGTGTGGAAGGAGCTTTAATGGTTATTTCCACGCAGGTCTTCTTGCACTTCAGCCAACGAAGGCGATTCCGCCCCATCGAGTGACcgcttttccttttgtttgaagAAGCTGTGCTAAATTTACTCAAGCATCGCATATCTCGCTAAAATCCGTTTTTTGCTGGAAAGATACAGAAAATGCAATTTTGCCACTCACCAATTATGCTAGTTATTGAGACACGGTATGAAACATGAAGCAATGAAGACAGTCAGAAATCTTTCCTTTCAACTCTAAAAAATTAACCTCCTGTTTGCTGACACAAAGAGGTTGAACCCATGACGTCAAAGCGGCCATGCATATTCAGTAAGGCTGCTGATCACGGGATTGAAAACATCCCATACGTGAAGATATGGTTTATAGGACACAACGTGAAATCCAGAGAATTAATGTTccagacaaaaaacaaacaaacaaacaaacaaaaaactgacAACCAGAACGACaacagagaaaaataaatttaaaaaataatttacagaaCTTCTTTAATAGATCCAACGATAATTAACTATTAGACTACGaacccgagttttctacgagcgatagtcaactcggctgagcctcgttgactatctgctcgtagaaaactcgggtcgttgtctaattgttaattagtataaatttaccgtagtctcgttgcacaaaaagaaaaaaaaaatgtcaagtaacgcgtagaaaaggactgtttcattatgttacatcaggttcaaaagtggcgcgccatgtgtactcatacatgtagaaaaaggatcacgtgtacaatcaGGCGTTCAACTATATtcccgtagactatcagcagataatACGGTAATATAGctaatcagattcacggattcttaatagactacggtaaataattaacaattattcctcgagcccgaatgggctatgagtcaatagcccatgaggccgaatgggctattgattcagagcccatgagggcgagaggaataattgttttagtaaaatccaactagttggtcaaaaaaatatcgagacaaaacatctttcgcgagttaaagccattattttggttttcaaagccggcgcttttcgctactagtgggctataacatatagcctactagtagctcaaccaatcagaacgcagtattggtaatagaccactagttggatttgactaataCAAATTATCCTTGTTTCCAAATGAAAGAGTTTTCATAAATATACGTATGTATAATTACTTTTGTTTTAAAGATATTAAACCTTGTTAATTTAACTAAGGCAGGGATTTCTGGGAATGACATCCATCATAGGCGCCTATGGACCCGACACGGAACGGATAAAAGTCCactgtttctttaaaaaaactattggaaccgtaccagtttttgtcggatccgagccatttttgctctgtcgtgtaaacgcccctatATTAagacataacaaaaaaattaactccTTTTCAGGACAAGCTTCGCATAAATATTTCACAAATTTTTCGATGAACAGTGTCCGCTCGGAAATTATAGTGAAATCATTGGCTTGCAAACTTCTACCGTTACTCTTATGTTTCACTGTATAGCCTTTATATAGAAAATCTCCAACCATGCAATAATTGATCATTTCAATCATACCCTTAGAGATGTTCAGAAAAAGATCGCTTCAACTACAATAAAACAACTTCATTCTTGCTTCATCGGAAATCCCTCTGTTTCAAGATAGGAGCTGTGGAAAATATACGATCACGTACAGATGCTTTTGATGAACTTCGGTCAAAACTTTCTCTCTTTAAAGGGCCATGCCGTTCAGATGGTTAAAGGAAGTGATAAATTGCCAACAAGCCGTATTAATTTCCTAGTattttaatagaaaaaaaacccTCGCAGGAAAACGGCTTTTCTGCAAATTgtccaataaagaaaaagaccGAACAAATAAAACgttttaaggaggctccctagagttttgagaccgcgcggaacctgggcacaagtatggcgcgagattttaaatccacgcgaagtccacgcaaaaaagaaaaacaaagatggcttcccttttccgtaatatcgtccggttaaagtgtacaaaattgctggaattttggctgcaatagttaagtaattcggagaaaagatcccgtaataggtaggacactcaatctttcagact includes:
- the LOC136922732 gene encoding adenosine receptor A1-like, with protein sequence MSATRLQLPFHFERVMERYFEKQVCLGSGIAFLILLFMISVPNGFVLFVLLKNPLRFPRRSFTVFLAFICATDLFVGLVVSSGEALTRFLCAFGDRRLPQEGDVMRVLSYIGVNSSILLVTAMSIDRFIAVVFPYTYRQKAKPKTLVLVNLCIVIFSFIFASIQLSDISFDVYIKIDLHLHTTFPLCTTSMAYLRIFFFLKKQSRIVRRKQITMGMGSSLNDRRQERKRKMERKFATTSFLILLFLILSLIPYFTMTIAEIYCESCSGQHWFLVLKESCIVFLHFNSVFNPFLASFRISELKRSCAIVLGLQRQVNETSPN
- the LOC136922733 gene encoding adenosine receptor A1-like, coding for MSATRLQLPFHFERVMERYFEKQVCLGSGIAFLFLMFMISVPNGFVLFVLLKNPLRCLRRSFSVFLAFICATDLFVGLVVSSGKAVARFLCALGDQGLPQEGHVMQVLSYIGLNSSILLVTAMSIDRFIAVVFPHRYRQRSKPKTVVVVNLCIVIFSSIFASIQLSDISLHLYLTIDLHLHTTFPLCTTSMAHLAIFFFLKKQSRIVRQEHTTVPISSSLNERRQEREGKMERKFATTSFLILLFLILSLIPYFTITTVEIHCESCSEQKLFLALKESCVVFLYLNSFVNPFLASFRINELKKSCAIVLGLERQVNETSPN